Proteins co-encoded in one Callospermophilus lateralis isolate mCalLat2 chromosome 2, mCalLat2.hap1, whole genome shotgun sequence genomic window:
- the LOC143386027 gene encoding interferon alpha-5-like — MALPLAFLLALVVLSCKTTCSLGCDLLQIHNLGLETSEKSEEGALSLLQKMRRIPDFSCLDDREDFAFPQKLLEGEKVPRAQAVAALQEMTHQILCLFGTQEAFAAWNKTLLDTFLSGLLQQLDDLEACVTHQVRPEKALGITVRKYFRRITVYLKEKEYLPCAWEMVRTEMLKFFSSSPKLYERLRSMERDLVQQGNASL, encoded by the coding sequence ATGGCCTTGCCCTTGGCTTTCCTGCTGGCCCTAGTGGTGCTCAGCTGCAAGACCACCTGCTCTCTGGGCTGTGACCTGCTTCAGATACACAACCTGGGTCTTGAAACTTCTGAGAAAAGTGAGGAGGGGGCACTGAGTCTCCTGCAAAAAATGAGGAGAATTCCCGATTTCTCCTGCCTGGACGACAGAGAGGACTTTGCCTTCCCCCAGAAGCTGTTGGAGGGTGAGAAGGTGCCAAGGGCTCAAGCTGTTGCTGCCCTCCAGGAGATGACCCACCAGATCTTGTGCCTTTTTGGCACCCAGGAGGCGTTTGCTGCTTGGAACAAGACCCTCCTGGACACCTTCCTCAGTGGCCTCCTTCAGCAGTTGGATGACCTGGAAGCCTGTGTGACCCACCAGGTGAGGCCGGAAAAAGCTCTCGGAATAACTGTTAGAAAATACTTCCGCAggatcactgtctacctgaaggaGAAGGAATACCTGCCTTGTGCCTGGGAGATGGTCCGAACAGAAATGTTGAAATTCTTCTCTTCTTCACCTAAGTTATATGAAAGATTAAGGAGCATGGAACGAGACctggtccagcagggaaatgcttCTCTCTGA